CCAGGATTTCCTGACACATACAGAAATTCTGTGGAAAGACAGGGGCATCCAGGAAAGTTACAGTCGTTGTAACGAATATCAGCTATTGGACTGTGCAAAATAGTGAGTGAAGTGAGATGACTTTCTAATTTATTATTTAAAATGTATCAGTTGACTTAATATTTCTTTTTCGCCGTATAATTATATACTTGCATTTTATACGTATTTTGAGCATGCATATGCAGGTTCGTTCAACATTTATCCATATATAATTACAGCTTTTTGGACAAAGTCAACGAAATCCGAAGCCCCGATTACCTCCCTTCCGATCAGGTGAGCTAACGACGTATATGGTGTATCAGTTGCTAACTGGGAAAGGACCTGGGAAAGGACCTGGGAAAGGAGTAGCCCTTTGGGTTGCGCCCCTTTACCCATAGTATTTCCGTTGTTGTTTGACAGGCCGTTACCCGTGCATGTCGGCTTCATTATGTAGGGTAAAATCAAAccgttttgagtgagtgagtgaataggtTCGGTTTAAAGtcttctttaacattgcataaCACCTATTGTCTCTTCCAGGATATCCTCCGTTGTCGAGTCATCACAACATGCGTGCAGCATATAGATTTTTCAGTCAACGATTCCGGTCAACAAGTTCAGTTCAGGTATGATCTTTGCACTGCTGATATATCCTTCCACTGCTGATATATCCTTACACTGCTGATATTAATCAATTAATCAGAGGCGTAAAATGCATTTGGAAAGTGTCCATAGTATATGTATGAATCCCCTTGCCACAGATATtttctgctaaaagcagagtcaaGTGTACGGTTCCgattatatcatgagcatgtctCTGACTGTTTATCGCCATCAAGTAGTGTCCATATTCGAAAAGGTGAGCGCATTCTGACCGATCCATGTCACTCGTCTGTACGGCTCACTGAAATGTAGAAAAGTGAACTTGAAGCATTATTTAaacgttttgggttttttttgttgaatgTGGAACGTAGCAATACCGTGTCCTACATGTTACAGTGTTTACGATGTTGGGGGACAGCGCGGGGAGAGGAAGAAATGGATTCAGATGTTCGACAGTGTCGTTGCCAACGTCTTTGTTGCTGACGTCAGCAGTTTTGACCTCACGTTGAGGGAAGACCCCGCGAAGAATAGGTTGCTCGAGGCGTTGGAGATCTTTGAACAGGTCTGGAACAACAGGTCAGTAAGAACTGGAACAATGGGGTCCATTTATTGTCTGACACCGATCCCATCAGTTTCCATACTACGTATTGGTTGCCtttaactaatcgagtctgggcgaGGGAATCTTATGATTAACACAAAAATCAAAGTTCCAAACGATACAATTTTTGTACACAATTTACTGCTTGAAAATGTAATTATCAAAAATAATAGAAActtattcaaaattcatttcTGCTTTACAAATTCTCAGTCCCATcggtggcttgtacatttatcaccagctctacaGTCCATCACATTGTCCTAACCGGATAATTTTttagtcccagtgagtgccggttttggcagcttccactgtagttggACAGTTTCCCGAttttcactgataaatctaTGTTTCAGGTTTCTGAGGCACGTTTCTTGCCTCCTATTTTTGAACAAAATCGATATTTTGGCGGAAAAAGTATCCCGTAATCACACGCCCCTGGAACTCACAAGAAAGTATCCACATGTCTTTCCTGACTATGAAAAATTCGAACCAACACGTAAGTTGAAATGTTAGACCCTGTTTGTTGATGCAGTTTTAGAATTTCAtctgtgaaaataaaaataGCTTTTCAGCGATGAAAAACAGAAAGGAAATTATTGGAGGCATTGCATTTATTTACGTGGTGCCTATGTCTGACAATACCCGAATACtttaaatgcggcgtaaaacctctCATTATTAAATCACAATCGAAACATAACAGCCACATAGATGTATtccagttttacgttctgtcCGTTAATGCCATTCCTGTTTCGAAATACTGAATACTATTTTTGTCAAACTGATCCGTTGGCGCTAACGCAGTGACAAATCAAGCTATGACGTCTCTCCatacttaaaatatatattatatttttcagcCAATGAGAGACTGGACTTCATTAACTCATTCCCAGGCAATGACGAGGTACCGAAAAAACGGAACAAGAAAACGTCTCGAACTGATGTCGATCCTGGCACCATAAAAGCAGCTGTGTACATCCGCAACATTTTCATGGTAAGTTAATGTCTGTTATAAAGCTATACACCATCAGTACCGACAAAAGATAAAGGATTTCATGAAGTGGCAAAACCTTGGGAAATAAACTTTCGCCTTGAAACATCGTAAAGCCATATGCGTAGAGCCCGTCCCAGGTACTGCCAAGTCCACGCCTCCTGAGAATACTGacatagttatctcccttgatggGACTGTATTTAGTATCATCAAACCGTCAGGCAATACATGAGCAGAGGCAGATCTAGAGGATGGAGAGCAACCCACCCTACCTCACACCCCGCCCCACAACCCCCACGCTCAACCCCCCTCGAAACTATCCCTGTGGAACAtccttccctccctccctcacacacgcgcacacacatacacctccAAAATGGATGCCCTTGATGAGTGAGTTCAAATTAAAAGTCACGTGACCAATATATCAGTCATATTGTGTCTGGAGCATGTTCTTTGTGAAACTATTGCCGAAGGACAGTATAATAACTAGCAATTCAAAAAGAGTAGGAAAATATATTAATGGAAACGGAAATATTCGGGAAACTATACAAAGAGTGGGACGAGAGATCACGGGTAATGTAAGGTCTCCTTATCTAGGACCATAATCACTTATGGCACCTCTGTGTTGGTATGGTACCTGTGTGTCAGCAGGATTTTACCTTGCCCTAATTACTGTTGATTGCCAGAATTCATTCGATAAATGGATCAGAATGATAAGTTAATCACGTGGCCCAGCATATGCCTAATGGCGTCGCGTGTTGGTAATGCACGTGGACACTGATCAAACTAATCTTCTTATGCTTGCCAATCTTCTGACGCTTATGCACAGCTCTGATCTTGTTGGTCATGCGAGGACAAGGAGGTATACTTTGAAGACAGAGTATACTGTGAAGGTGAAGatataccaacacatacaccaaaCCCGTTATAACGGTTGCTTTACCTGCCTGCGTGCACACAGAATACGTGTGACAGACATTAGAAAAGGAAATCGATATGTCTTACATATCGTGAACAAATGAAATCAATCTAGGCTAGGTATCACCATCAGCTTAATCACGAAGGAAACGTTTAGGACTGAGAATAATAAAATGATAGGTTTATTCTCACAATACTGAATGGTGCAGTCGTCTGGAAGGATATGTCCATCAGTTATCGCAAATATATGTCAGCACAAATTTATATCAAGATTTTGTCGCTTGTGCTATACATTTTGAAGAAATGATCTGCTTCTAAAAGTACCGACAATGTTCCAGTTGGAGatgcagaaacaaacaaaaaatggaTGCAATATTCTTTGTTATTTAACTTTTGAAGTTGACCCACATGAATTGCTGATTTATTATCTTATCTTTAGGATGCATTCTGATGTGTTTTCGTCATTTTCTGGTGC
This portion of the Haliotis asinina isolate JCU_RB_2024 chromosome 10, JCU_Hal_asi_v2, whole genome shotgun sequence genome encodes:
- the LOC137298945 gene encoding guanine nucleotide-binding protein G(s) subunit alpha-like; its protein translation is MRDQVMACFGGCVEETSPFYSTAEEHKEARLRDKQLTKMLSKYHKDELKRLKLLMLGTGESGKSTITKQMRIIHINGFDNRERMSKIVDIKRNVRDSILAILMAMPQLGISLSDDENQKSVDLLLEEAQDADRPVSNDFLTHTEILWKDRGIQESYSRCNEYQLLDCAKYFLDKVNEIRSPDYLPSDQDILRCRVITTCVQHIDFSVNDSGQQVQFSVYDVGGQRGERKKWIQMFDSVVANVFVADVSSFDLTLREDPAKNRLLEALEIFEQVWNNRFLRHVSCLLFLNKIDILAEKVSRNHTPLELTRKYPHVFPDYEKFEPTPNERLDFINSFPGNDEVPKKRNKKTSRTDVDPGTIKAAVYIRNIFMRIVTGDLRLRQCLQDQDPDWHQFHTCQYYYTCAVDTQNITKVLEGCRSLIIRKHLERFGII